The following proteins come from a genomic window of Clupea harengus chromosome 22, Ch_v2.0.2, whole genome shotgun sequence:
- the LOC116218476 gene encoding C-type lectin domain family 4 member M-like: MEVTVDMNIYQNSNQGQHTQTQTPVRTDDRRYKEYRLYSLVAVSFGLLCVLQVTLNIYLRLVGGSCPEGWLSFGSSCYHISASHRNWTDSKEDCHQREAELIVINSQEEQEFVKALSVEAWIGLSCSEEERVWKWVDGRPLTTGFWYPGEPNNNGNNENCAVSWPRSPSLESWNDLNCDSESHWICKTTP, from the exons ATGGAGGTTACTGTGGACATGAACATCTATCAGAACTCCAATCAGGGCCAGCATACTCAGACTCAGACCCCAGTGCGGACGGATGACAGACGTTACAAAG AGTACAGATTGTACAGTCTGGTTGCAGTGAGTTTTGGGCTACTCTGTGTTCTGCAAGTGACTCTCAACATCTACCTGCGTCTTGTCG GGGGATCTTGTCCAGAAGGGTGGCTGTCTTTTGGTTCCAGCTGTTACCATATTTCAGCCTCACACAGAAACTGGACTGACAGCAAGGAGGACTGCCACCAGAGGGAGGCAGAACTGATTGTTATAAACAGCCAAGAGGAGCAG GAATTTGTGAAAGCACTCTCTGTGGAAGCTTGGATTGGTCTCAGCTGCAGCGAAGAAGAGAGGGTCTGGAAATGGGTAGATGGTAGGCCACTGACCACTGG GTTCTGGTACCCTGGAGAGCCCAACAACAATGGGAACAACGAGAACTGTGCTGTGAGTTGGCCCCGTTCTCCATCTCTGGAATCCTGGAATGATCTGAACTGTGACTCTGAATCTCACTGGATATGCAAGACAACACCCTAG
- the LOC116218464 gene encoding CD209 antigen-like protein E, with protein sequence MSMDTLSGNSTILDDTFLDNKDAEEDVSIYKNTSNSTWSRIRMQILGIRHSGDFYYRVVTRTLGLLCVLLLTVILVMSVERSHLNSTFSNLTSERDLLKTNLKTLQEENNKVKSRNAYLEKHLQEGWTYFQSSLYYVSTEQKSWNEAREDCRKKGADLVIVNNRNEQEFLSDLQKEFWIGLTDHDGKWKWVDGRPLTDGFWDSGQPNSYGGNEDCVEIRPRKILTNWNDDLCSRSQLWSCEKKIP encoded by the exons ATGTCCATGGATACTTTAAGTGGGAATTCTACTATACTGGATGACACctttttagataataaggatgcaGAGGAGGATGTATCTATCTATAAGAATACAAGTAATTCTACCTGGTCAAGAATAAGGATGCAAATCCTTGGGATCCGTCACTCTG GAGATTTCTATTACAGGGTGGTCACAAGAACTCtagggctgctgtgtgtgctcttgcTGACTGTCATTTTAGTTATGTCAGTGGAGAGATCGCATTTAAATTCCACCTTCAGTAACTTGACCTCTGAGAGAGACCTGCTGAAGACTAATCTCAAGACTTTGCAGGAGGAGAACAATAAAGTGAAAAGCCGAAATGCTTATCTCG AGAAACATCTACAGGAGGGATGGACCTATTTCCAATCTTCTTTATACTACGTGTCTACTGAGCAGAAATCATGGAATGAGGCTAGAGAGGACTGCCGAAAGAAGGGAGCAGACTTGGTGATCGTAAACAACAGAAATGAACAG GAATTCCTCTCCGACCTTCAAAAGGAATTCTGGATAGGGCTGACGGACCATGATGGGAAGTGGAAGTGGGTAGACGGCAGGCCCCTGACTGACGG GTTTTGGGATAGTGGTCAGCCAAATAGCTATGGTGGAAATGAAGACTGTGTTGAGATCAGGCCTCGCAAGATTCTCACCAACTGGAATGATGATTTGTGCTCTAGGTCACAACTTTGGTCATGTGAGAAAAAGATTCCGTAG
- the LOC116218465 gene encoding C-type lectin domain family 4 member M-like translates to MEVTVDMNIYQNSHQGQHTQSQTPVRTDDRRYKEYRLYSLVAVSFGLLCVLQVTLNIYLRLVGGSCPEGWLSFGSSCYHISASHRNWTDSKEDCHQREAELIVINSQEEQEFVKALSVTAWIGLSCSEEGRVWKWVDGRPLTTGFWSTGEPNNNGNNENCAESWPRSPSLESWNDASCDSESHWICKRTP, encoded by the exons ATGGAGGTTACTGTGGACATGAACATCTATCAGAACTCCCATCAGGGCCAACATACTCAGAGTCAGACCCCAGTGCGGACGGATGACAGACGTTACAAAG AGTACAGATTGTACAGTCTGGTTGCAGTGAGTTTTGGGCTACTCTGTGTTCTGCAAGTGACTCTCAACATCTACCTGCGTCTTGTCG GGGGATCTTGTCCAGAAGGGTGGCTGTCTTTTGGTTCCAGCTGTTACCATATTTCAGCCTCACACAGAAACTGGACTGACAGCAAGGAGGACTGCCACCAGAGGGAGGCAGAACTGATTGTTATAAACAGCCAAGAGGAGCAG GAATTTGTGAAAGCACTCTCTGTGACAGCTTGGATTGGTCTCAGCTGCAGCGAAGAAGGGAGAGTCTGGAAATGGGTAGATGGTAGGCCACTGACCACTGG GTTCTGGTCGACTGGAGAGCCCAACAACAATGGGAACAACGAGAACTGTGCTGAGAGTTGGCCCCGTTCTCCATCTCTGGAATCCTGGAATGATGCGAGTTGTGACTCTGAATCTCACTGGATATGCAAGAGAACACCCTAG
- the LOC116218484 gene encoding C-type lectin domain family 4 member E-like codes for MAFGLLCVLQVALNVYLRINCMEDNIQHNVTGHKQLLQTNDSILEKEIELLKASNNILTKERDQLLRAKGNSCPEKWMSFGSSCYYKSSIKATWSDSRQDCRERGADLIIINTKEEQDFVRNLHTRAWIGLDWKWVDETPLINGFWKYGEPNENNDAENCVEVDGHASNSEWNDIPCDFLWYWICEKPINPELLKHQA; via the exons ATGGCCTTTGGTCTACTATGTGTCCTGcaagtggctctcaatgtgtATCTACGGATTAACT GTATGGAGGACAACATACAGCACAATGTCACAGGACACAAACAGCTGTTGCAAACCAACGACAGCATCcttgagaaagagatagaactGCTGAAGGCCAGCAACAACATCCTCACCAAAGAAAGAGACCAGTTACTCAGAGCTAAAG GAAATAGCTGCCCAGAGAAATGGATGTCCTTTGGTTCTAGCTGCTACTACAAATCCTCAATTAAGGCAACCTGGAGCGACTCTCGACAGGActgtagagaaagaggagctgACCTGATAATTATAAACACAAAAGAGGAACAA GACTTTGTAAGAAATCTTCACACCAGAGCTTGGATTGGCTTGGATTGGAAATGGGTGGACGAAACCCCACTGATCAATGG GTTTTGGAAGTACGGTGaaccaaatgaaaacaatgaTGCAGAAAACTGTGTTGAAGTTGATGGCCATGCATCAAATTCAGAGTGGAATGATATTCCATGTGATTTCCTGTGGTATTGGATCTGTGAGAAGCCTATTAACCCCGAACTCTTAAAACATCAAGCTTGA
- the LOC105903953 gene encoding permeability factor 2-like, which translates to MSQISVVVFVVFLAILTMSEGMSLRGLGVEPRCRCIETERQRIGRLIESVELFPPTPHCEDTEIIATLKRTGQEICLDTTAPWVKKVIEKILSNRKP; encoded by the exons ATGTCTCAAATCTCAGTGGTGGTTTTTGTGGTCTTCCTTGCCATCCTCACCATGTCAGAAG GCATGAGTTTGAGAGGCCTTGGAGTGGAGCCTCGCTGTCGCTGCATCGAGACGGAGCGCCAACGGATCGGAAGACTGATTGAGAGTGTGGAGCTCTTTCCTCCCACTCCTCACTGTGAGGACACAGAGATCAT TGCAACCCTTAAACGCACCGGTCAGGAGATCTGTCTGGACACCACCGCCCCTTGGGTTAAGAAGGTCATTGAAAAGATCCTTTCCAA CAGAAAACCATGA
- the LOC105903926 gene encoding permeability factor 2-like — protein sequence MSQISVVVFVVFLAIITMSEGMSLRGLGVEPRCRCIEAERQRIGRLIESVELFPPTPHCEDTEIIATLKRTGQEICLDTTAPWVKKVIEKILSNRKP from the exons ATGTCTCAAATCTCAGTGGTGGTTTTTGTGGTCTTCCTTGCCATCATTACCATGTCAGAGG GCATGAGTTTGAGAGGCCTTGGAGTGGAGCCTCGCTGTCGCTGCATCGAGGCGGAGCGCCAACGGATCGGAAGACTGATTGAGAGTGTGGAGCTCTTTCCTCCCACTCCTCACTGTGAGGACACAGAGATCAT TGCAACCCTTAAACGCACCGGTCAGGAGATCTGTCTGGACACCACCGCCCCTTGGGTTAAGAAGGTCATTGAAAAGATCCTTTCCAA CAGAAAACCATGA